The DNA segment GCCCTCGACGGTGTGTTTGAGTAAAGCATAATTGAATTCTCACAATTATTGCGATAAATATCGCCGGGATTCGCTACAATCGAGTCCCGGTTTTTTTATCCTTTTGCCGGGGGCGACAATTTTCTATATTTCAACGAATAATCTGGCCGGGATTCTGGCTTTTTGGGGAACTAATGTTTGATAAAGCGAATTTATGCCAAATAAAGAGCCATTGACATCGTAAAAGGGCGGAGTCTTTGATATATGCAGAACCGGGTAAGTTATTTGAAATCGATGCAATCCACTGACCGTGCCGATTTCCCGGCCGCGTCAAAAATTGTTTCGCCTTCCTCCGTGGCCGTTCTTTCCCGCCTGAAGTCTTATCTTCAAATGACCAAACCGTCCATCATGCTTCTGGTTCTGGTAACCGGGCTGGCTGCTCTGTTTGTCGAGGGAAGCATGCCAGCCGATCCGGCGCGGATGTTTCTATTTCTTCTGGGTTTGTACCTTACCGGGGGCTCGGCCAATTCTTTCAATCAATATTTCGAACGAGAAATCGATGCCCGCATGATCCGGACCCGTCGGAGAAGGCCCCTTCCTCTCGGAAAATTGTCGCCTTCGGAGGCGCTGGCCTTTTCCATTATAATCGGCCTGAGCGGGGTATTGCTTCTGGGCTTTGTCTTCAACTGGCTGACCGCCCTTCTGTCGCTTGCGACCATTCTGTTTTATTCCCTGTTTTATACTCTCGTATTAAAGCCGACCACCTCGCAAAATATAGTCATCGGCGGTATCGCCGGTGCCATGGCGCCGGTCGGGGCCTGGACCGCCGCCACCGGGGGGATGGCCTTAATGCCCTGGTTCATGTTTTTGATCGTCTTCCTTTGGACCCCGCCGCATTTCTGGTCGCTCGCCCTCTGTTTCCAGGATGATTATCGGGCCGCCGGGTACCCGATGCTTCCTTTGGTCAAGGGGCCGGAAACAACCTTGCAGCAGATTTTTTATTATTCCCTGGCGCTCGTCCTGAGCAGTTTTCTTCCGCTGTTTGCCGGAGCCGGTTGGTTTTATACGGCGGTCGCATTGTTATCCGGTGTGATATTTATTGTAAAAACCGTTCGAACCCGGCGATTAATGAGTCAAAGGGCGTTTTGGGGCGTCTTTAAATTTTCGATTATTTACCTTTTTGCTCTATTTATCGCCCTTGTTATAGACAAGTATATTTGAGTTGAATGAATAAAAATCGGTTAGCGCCGGAGATTATTTGACATTGACAGACCGCCAAAATAAACATAATATCCGAACTAAGGCGCTAATTTCGAAATAATACTTTAACTTCGGGAATCTGTATTGAGGATTGTTATAGTCCAGGTTGTTAAAATGCAGGCAGGAAATTTGTAATGGCCCAAATATTTCCCCGCTGGACCAATAAACTGCCCCCCCTGATGGCGGGCGGGGCCGCATTTTTAATTATTATAATCATAGGGGGATTCTGGTATTACGGTTCCCCGTGGTACTCCGATGTCGGCTACCGCCCCACCCAGCCGGTTCCCTACAGTCATAAATTGCACGCCGGAGATCTCGGTCTCGATTGCCGCTATTGCCATTCCGATGTCGAAATATCTCCGGTGGCCAATGTCCCGCCCACCCAAACCTGCATGAACTGCCACAAGATTATATTGCCGCAGAGCGAAAAATTGCTCCCGGTGCGGGAAAGTTGGGCCAAGCATCAGCCGATCCAGTGGATCCAGGTTCATAAACTGCCCGATTTTGTCTATTTTAATCACAGCGCCCACCTGAACGCCGGCGTGGGATGTTTCGATTGCCACGGCAATATCGCGCAAATGGAAGTGGTCACCCAGCAGAAACCGTTGAGCATGTCCTGGTGCCTGGACTGTCATCGTAATCCCGACATGCACCTTCGCCCCCGCGAGGACCTCACCAACATGAACTGGGTGCCGCCGGCCAATCAGAAAGATTTCGCCGCCCGGGTCATAAAAGAAAAAAATATCGCACCGCCAACCGATTGCTCGGGGTGTCACCGATGAGTGATGAATTAAAATATGGCGGAAAGGAATACTGGCGAAGTTTCGACCAGCTGGCCGAGACTCCCGAATTCCAGGAGTTATTGCACCGGGAATTCCCCGAACATGCTTGGGAACTTGATAACGGGATGTCGCGCCGGAATTTTCTCTCTTTAATGGGGGCCTCGGTGGCTATGGCCGGCCTGGCCGGATGCCGCCGCCCGGTGGAAAAGATTCTTCCCTATGTCAGCCAGCCGGAAGAAATTATTCCCGGTGTCGCCCAGCATTATGCCACGACCATGCCTCTGGGTCTTAATGCTTACGGTTTGGTGGTGGAGACTCACGAAGGCCGGCCCACCAAAATCGAAGGGAATCCGCTTCATCCTTCCACTCTCGGGGCCGCCAGTGCTATCATGCAGGCGTCGATCCTCGGGATGTACGATCCCGATCGCTCCAAACGTCTCCTCCAAAAAGGGGATGAAAAGGAATGGATTGATTTCGTCTCATTCTGGAGAGAGTTATACCAGTCTTATCTGCAAAATAGGGGAAAAGGACTGGCAGTTCTCACCGAATCCTTTGCCTCCCCGACCCTGGCCAAATTGATCGAGACCTTCCGGAGCCAATTCCCCGCGGCCGCTTTTATCTCTTGGGAACCGGTAAGCGATGAAAATCTGTATGAGGGGACAAAAACGGCCGCCGGTGCATATCTTCAGCCGGTTCACTACTATGACAGGGCCCGTGTCATTCTCTCTCTGGACTCGGACTTTCTGCAGACTGAGGGGGAAAATGTCGCGGCCACCCGGCA comes from the Candidatus Zixiibacteriota bacterium genome and includes:
- a CDS encoding hypothetical protein (Evidence 5 : Unknown function), whose protein sequence is MHRFQITYPVLHISKTPPFYDVNGSLFGINSLYQTLVPQKARIPARLFVEI
- the ctaB gene encoding Protoheme IX farnesyltransferase, which encodes MQNRVSYLKSMQSTDRADFPAASKIVSPSSVAVLSRLKSYLQMTKPSIMLLVLVTGLAALFVEGSMPADPARMFLFLLGLYLTGGSANSFNQYFEREIDARMIRTRRRRPLPLGKLSPSEALAFSIIIGLSGVLLLGFVFNWLTALLSLATILFYSLFYTLVLKPTTSQNIVIGGIAGAMAPVGAWTAATGGMALMPWFMFLIVFLWTPPHFWSLALCFQDDYRAAGYPMLPLVKGPETTLQQIFYYSLALVLSSFLPLFAGAGWFYTAVALLSGVIFIVKTVRTRRLMSQRAFWGVFKFSIIYLFALFIALVIDKYI
- a CDS encoding conserved hypothetical protein (Evidence 4 : Unknown function but conserved in other organisms) codes for the protein MAQIFPRWTNKLPPLMAGGAAFLIIIIIGGFWYYGSPWYSDVGYRPTQPVPYSHKLHAGDLGLDCRYCHSDVEISPVANVPPTQTCMNCHKIILPQSEKLLPVRESWAKHQPIQWIQVHKLPDFVYFNHSAHLNAGVGCFDCHGNIAQMEVVTQQKPLSMSWCLDCHRNPDMHLRPREDLTNMNWVPPANQKDFAARVIKEKNIAPPTDCSGCHR